From a single Gimesia fumaroli genomic region:
- a CDS encoding SIR2 family NAD-dependent protein deacylase, giving the protein MSESIDHNKIVVLTGAGVSAESGLPTFRDMNGLWNKYSITEVASPEAWESNPQLVLDFYNERRKKAVAASPNVAHKAIAELEKKYDVVVITQNVDDLHERGGSSSVIHVHGELVKARSTTDSSLIYEIGGNEIKLGDVCEKGAQLRPHIVWFGEAIHNYEISAKHIKNAGKVLVIGTSLTVYPAAGLLNEANYHAEKILVSLDVEDVPYGFHWMKGTAVDHVPLIVNCWLEGKKVT; this is encoded by the coding sequence ATGTCTGAATCAATCGATCACAACAAAATAGTCGTCCTGACTGGTGCCGGAGTCAGTGCAGAGAGTGGGTTGCCCACATTCAGAGATATGAATGGTCTTTGGAACAAATATTCCATCACCGAAGTTGCTTCACCAGAAGCATGGGAATCGAATCCTCAACTGGTTTTAGATTTCTATAACGAGCGTCGAAAAAAAGCCGTCGCAGCTTCCCCCAACGTAGCGCACAAAGCAATTGCAGAATTAGAAAAGAAATATGATGTGGTCGTGATTACACAAAATGTGGATGACTTACACGAACGAGGTGGATCATCAAGTGTGATTCATGTTCACGGGGAGTTAGTAAAAGCCCGCAGTACGACTGATTCATCACTGATCTATGAAATTGGCGGTAACGAAATTAAACTGGGAGATGTTTGCGAGAAAGGTGCTCAATTAAGACCCCATATCGTCTGGTTTGGGGAAGCAATCCATAACTATGAGATATCCGCAAAGCATATCAAAAATGCTGGGAAAGTTCTGGTAATTGGAACTTCACTCACAGTATACCCGGCAGCTGGATTGCTAAACGAGGCAAACTATCATGCGGAAAAGATATTAGTAAGTCTGGATGTCGAGGATGTGCCATATGGTTTTCATTGGATGAAAGGCACAGCGGTAGACCACGTGCCGCTAATTGTAAACTGTTGGTTGGAAGGTAAAAAGGTAACATAA
- a CDS encoding IS110 family RNA-guided transposase, translated as MHQLNTEDVGIDISKAKFDVSFPDRSKSVVYKNTPAGRKKLIATLMKLQPIRVCLEATGGWENRLVACLHQHKFPVSVVNPRLIRDFARAKNQLAKTDEIDARIIREYAEVMDPRLTPPLTEAQQKMREFTSRREQTSKMIIQEKNRLETIVDQDVIKMIEQSIAFHKEQLRLIEKELKALIDADEESRKRSKILQSVPGIASITATLLISDLPELGSLNRKQISRLVGVAPTNRDSGTMRGRRTIGGGRVRIRNGLYMPTVVALRHNPIISAFYKRLVKNGKPKMVALVAAMRKLLIILNTMVKEGKQWEANVRNS; from the coding sequence ATGCATCAGCTTAACACAGAAGACGTTGGGATTGATATTTCAAAAGCCAAGTTTGATGTCAGTTTCCCAGATCGTTCCAAGTCCGTTGTTTACAAGAACACACCAGCCGGGAGAAAAAAGTTAATCGCCACACTCATGAAGCTTCAGCCAATTCGAGTTTGTCTGGAAGCAACCGGCGGCTGGGAAAACAGGCTGGTTGCCTGTCTGCACCAGCACAAGTTTCCGGTTTCTGTCGTCAATCCCCGACTGATCCGGGACTTTGCCCGAGCGAAGAATCAACTGGCCAAAACCGATGAGATTGACGCGCGCATCATCAGGGAATATGCCGAGGTGATGGACCCACGGCTCACTCCACCTTTAACAGAGGCCCAGCAGAAAATGCGTGAATTTACTTCTCGCCGGGAACAGACCAGCAAGATGATCATCCAGGAAAAGAACCGTCTGGAGACCATTGTGGACCAGGACGTCATCAAGATGATTGAACAATCCATTGCTTTCCACAAAGAACAGCTCAGGCTGATCGAGAAGGAACTGAAGGCACTGATTGACGCCGACGAGGAGTCCCGTAAACGTTCGAAAATCCTGCAATCGGTACCAGGCATCGCCAGTATCACGGCAACTCTGCTCATCTCAGATCTGCCGGAACTGGGGAGCCTGAATCGAAAGCAGATCTCACGGTTAGTCGGTGTCGCACCCACGAACCGCGACAGCGGAACCATGAGGGGAAGACGGACGATTGGCGGCGGACGAGTCCGGATCCGGAACGGATTATACATGCCCACCGTAGTGGCCTTGAGGCACAACCCGATCATCAGTGCGTTCTATAAACGGCTCGTCAAAAACGGAAAACCGAAAATGGTCGCACTCGTGGCTGCCATGCGCAAACTGCTCATCATTCTCAACACCATGGTCAAAGAAGGAAAACAATGGGAGGCAAACGTGAGAAATTCCTGA
- a CDS encoding DUF3472 domain-containing protein, with translation MLSNKTIRLSLFLLLTCLTTSPVSADEKQYAPMPWHLVDLWWDVGEETAFESYSIDVTISEDVPATSYLYIAPIGIGHLSNTPFYGGIQTQTDGYTRDNRQLRKIGPGLLMSMWGERSHAAIRPAQGGFYQSSGHEGDFVSIRRPYQWSKGTFTYKIIRMDQEIIAGKPYTWVGAFVYSHSKDENIFIGALRFKGDQLKLSPKIASFVEVYGPRKPVAEIPQLTVTFGNLQVNGKAAKIKSVEAIYPPGVPDYAEAKGKQKSVVIQVGEPVKDRTTRRVKLKLD, from the coding sequence ATGCTCTCGAACAAAACAATTCGTCTCAGCCTGTTCCTGTTACTCACCTGCCTGACGACATCCCCCGTCTCTGCGGATGAAAAACAATACGCGCCGATGCCGTGGCATCTGGTGGATCTGTGGTGGGATGTGGGTGAGGAAACCGCGTTCGAGAGTTACAGCATTGATGTCACCATCAGTGAGGATGTACCTGCGACGAGCTATCTTTATATCGCGCCGATTGGGATCGGGCATCTCAGCAATACTCCCTTTTATGGCGGGATTCAGACGCAGACGGACGGCTACACGCGGGACAACAGACAACTCCGCAAGATTGGTCCCGGCCTGTTGATGTCGATGTGGGGCGAACGGAGTCACGCGGCGATTCGTCCCGCACAGGGGGGCTTCTACCAGAGCTCCGGGCATGAGGGGGATTTTGTCAGCATCCGCCGTCCCTATCAATGGAGCAAGGGAACCTTTACCTACAAAATCATTCGCATGGACCAGGAGATCATCGCAGGCAAACCGTATACGTGGGTCGGTGCGTTCGTGTATTCGCACAGTAAGGACGAAAACATTTTCATTGGCGCCCTGCGATTCAAAGGAGACCAGTTGAAACTCTCGCCCAAAATCGCCAGCTTTGTCGAAGTCTACGGCCCGCGCAAGCCGGTCGCTGAGATTCCTCAGCTGACGGTGACGTTTGGCAATCTACAGGTGAATGGGAAAGCTGCGAAGATCAAGTCGGTCGAAGCGATCTACCCTCCAGGAGTACCGGATTATGCTGAGGCGAAGGGCAAACAGAAATCGGTGGTGATCCAGGTGGGCGAACCGGTGAAAGATCGCACGACACGGCGGGTGAAGCTGAAGCTGGATTGA
- a CDS encoding phytoene desaturase family protein has product MTTNQTPWEVIVIGSGMGGMVAAAALSRLGHRVLLLEQYDSLGGQTHTFSRDGFSWTAGIHYLGCMGPDQREKAILDWLADFPIELASMGTIYDTLHMGDTPSISLSRPTAAQRLDLQERFPNEGDAIDAWFHAIQQGQEALTNLTRARAMPAAIGAVLKWWNRRSIKRWCERTTAEVVNDLTDNPELAAVFSAQWGTFGGRPGTASFAYHAAVIGSYLENGGFYPKGGGSAIAEHLLKTITSAGGEARASVTVESLRMENGRVVGVLTSDGETIDADKVISDIGARETVDRLLPNDHGQQAWVDSIRSLGSNICHFTLFLGFSGDIEAAGATKSNHWLYPTGETDAVWTDVSGVPPAMFVSFASLKDPAHDPGPDQKHAGEIVAWADWSTVERWATLPPDQRGDDYQDFKQQVEAALFAQFQKYFPRLAELVVFREVATPLATAFITGHTKGAFYGLDVTPQRVMSEALRMQTPLKGLYLTGQDVFSPGIPGALWGGLLCATSIDPKMVPHLGG; this is encoded by the coding sequence ATGACCACGAATCAAACCCCCTGGGAAGTCATTGTCATCGGTTCCGGCATGGGAGGGATGGTGGCGGCCGCCGCCCTCTCGCGGCTGGGGCATAGAGTGCTGCTACTGGAACAATACGATTCCCTCGGCGGACAGACTCACACGTTTTCTCGCGATGGTTTCTCATGGACCGCCGGGATTCACTATCTTGGCTGTATGGGACCGGATCAACGGGAGAAAGCCATTCTCGACTGGCTGGCGGACTTCCCCATTGAACTGGCATCGATGGGAACGATCTACGACACACTGCACATGGGTGACACTCCCTCAATCTCACTGTCTCGACCGACCGCAGCTCAAAGGCTCGATTTGCAGGAACGCTTTCCCAATGAAGGCGATGCCATCGACGCCTGGTTTCACGCGATCCAACAAGGCCAGGAGGCGCTGACCAACCTCACCCGGGCGCGGGCGATGCCGGCGGCGATTGGTGCTGTGCTGAAATGGTGGAATCGCCGGTCGATCAAACGCTGGTGTGAACGCACCACCGCGGAAGTCGTCAATGACCTGACTGACAATCCAGAACTGGCGGCGGTTTTTTCCGCACAGTGGGGCACGTTCGGTGGCCGACCCGGCACAGCCAGTTTCGCTTATCACGCGGCGGTCATCGGGTCCTATCTGGAGAACGGCGGTTTCTATCCCAAAGGCGGGGGCTCCGCGATCGCAGAACATCTGCTGAAGACGATCACATCAGCGGGGGGCGAGGCACGGGCGAGCGTCACCGTTGAGTCATTGCGCATGGAAAACGGTCGTGTCGTCGGCGTCTTAACATCGGATGGCGAAACAATCGATGCGGACAAGGTCATTTCCGATATCGGCGCACGGGAGACGGTGGACCGACTGCTGCCGAACGATCACGGCCAGCAAGCTTGGGTAGATTCGATCCGTTCCCTCGGCTCCAACATCTGTCATTTTACACTGTTCCTCGGATTCTCTGGCGACATCGAAGCAGCCGGGGCCACGAAGTCGAATCATTGGCTTTATCCGACAGGCGAAACAGACGCCGTCTGGACCGACGTTTCCGGCGTCCCGCCTGCGATGTTCGTCTCGTTCGCTTCGTTGAAAGACCCCGCACACGATCCGGGCCCCGATCAAAAACATGCGGGAGAAATCGTTGCCTGGGCAGACTGGTCGACTGTTGAGCGTTGGGCCACACTCCCACCGGACCAACGTGGTGATGACTATCAGGATTTCAAACAGCAGGTCGAGGCAGCATTGTTTGCGCAGTTCCAGAAGTATTTTCCCCGACTCGCGGAACTGGTCGTCTTTCGCGAAGTCGCGACGCCACTGGCAACGGCATTCATCACCGGTCATACAAAAGGCGCTTTCTACGGTCTCGACGTCACGCCGCAGCGCGTGATGTCAGAAGCACTCCGCATGCAGACGCCGCTCAAAGGACTCTACCTGACCGGACAGGACGTCTTCTCCCCCGGCATTCCCGGCGCACTGTGGGGCGGTCTACTGTGCGCCACGAGCATTGACCCCAAAATGGTCCCGCATCTAGGTGGATAG
- a CDS encoding cupin domain-containing protein, with protein MTDEPEPLKDASHLYEVERTEYHAQRPGFRIIELQISPTQNVPWHYHSQIQDTFYVIESVLKIYLQDPQEEITLNAGETYSVRPRRPHLVTNAATSSTTFLVLQGIGEYDFVPLA; from the coding sequence ATGACGGATGAACCTGAACCGCTGAAAGATGCCAGTCACCTGTATGAAGTTGAGCGGACAGAGTATCATGCCCAGCGCCCCGGCTTCCGCATTATTGAACTGCAGATATCCCCTACGCAAAATGTGCCCTGGCATTATCACAGCCAGATTCAGGATACGTTTTACGTGATCGAAAGCGTACTCAAGATCTATCTGCAAGATCCGCAGGAAGAAATTACTTTGAACGCGGGCGAGACCTATTCGGTGCGGCCCCGTCGCCCCCACCTGGTCACCAATGCCGCCACATCCTCGACCACGTTTCTCGTGTTGCAAGGCATCGGTGAATACGATTTTGTTCCGCTGGCTTGA
- a CDS encoding TIGR03067 domain-containing protein, whose protein sequence is MRRADLGLMFVGVLALVLTMSETASADDAKNEEVRKYHKQIEGTWRIVTLVINGNKSADEDARKLTVVNGPDGKWSLRSEGNEIVRGTTSIDPAKNPKAIDIKPTTGGDQGKKYLGIYELQENTRKLCFAPAGTKRPTEFMSTPDDGSILVEFKRVKPKSE, encoded by the coding sequence ATGAGACGCGCTGATCTCGGATTGATGTTTGTCGGTGTTTTGGCACTGGTCTTGACGATGTCGGAAACGGCTTCCGCCGACGATGCCAAAAATGAAGAGGTGAGGAAGTATCATAAGCAGATCGAAGGAACGTGGCGGATCGTGACTCTTGTGATCAACGGTAACAAGTCTGCAGACGAGGATGCCAGAAAACTGACCGTTGTGAACGGGCCTGATGGGAAGTGGAGTCTGCGCTCCGAGGGGAACGAGATCGTCAGAGGCACCACTTCTATTGACCCTGCCAAAAATCCTAAAGCCATCGATATCAAACCGACCACAGGAGGGGACCAGGGGAAAAAATACCTGGGAATCTACGAACTGCAGGAGAACACTCGTAAGCTGTGCTTCGCCCCCGCCGGTACAAAGCGGCCTACCGAGTTCATGTCGACGCCCGACGATGGATCGATTCTGGTCGAATTCAAACGAGTCAAACCTAAGTCGGAGTAG
- a CDS encoding disulfide bond formation protein B — translation MKKHLGFWIAHFNVLVVCLVLLGAFSIQLIEHEIPCPLCILQRLAMMLCALGSTYVILQSRAGVLSLNDFAAGYGMSILGAVCGAAISTRQILIHIVPPDPGYGDPVLGLHLYTWALVVFMVVLIDSGLNLMFARELVSESPLEFNWPSKAIVGLMGAVILANTISIFCQEGLHWILPDDPTRYELFYDLGLFS, via the coding sequence ATGAAGAAACACCTTGGTTTCTGGATCGCTCACTTCAATGTGCTGGTGGTCTGTCTGGTCCTGCTGGGCGCCTTCAGTATTCAGTTGATCGAACACGAAATTCCCTGCCCGCTCTGTATTCTGCAACGCCTGGCGATGATGTTGTGTGCCCTGGGATCGACATATGTGATCCTGCAGTCAAGAGCCGGCGTGTTGTCGCTGAATGATTTCGCCGCGGGTTACGGCATGAGTATCCTGGGCGCGGTTTGCGGTGCGGCGATCTCGACACGACAGATTCTGATTCACATTGTGCCCCCCGATCCCGGCTACGGCGATCCGGTACTCGGCCTGCATTTATATACATGGGCATTGGTAGTCTTCATGGTCGTGCTCATCGATAGCGGGCTGAATCTGATGTTTGCACGGGAATTGGTTTCGGAATCACCGCTTGAATTCAATTGGCCCTCGAAAGCGATCGTTGGTTTGATGGGAGCCGTGATTCTGGCGAATACCATCAGTATCTTTTGCCAGGAAGGATTGCACTGGATCCTTCCCGACGATCCGACACGGTATGAATTGTTCTACGATCTCGGCCTTTTTTCGTGA
- a CDS encoding DUF5993 family protein — protein sequence MDTLIFLLILLIFLAMWIRKRWLVYSLFLTSLVATYLLFLCHASNSLELNF from the coding sequence TTGGATACGCTGATCTTCCTGCTGATCCTGTTGATCTTTCTGGCGATGTGGATCCGGAAACGCTGGCTCGTTTATTCCCTGTTTCTGACCTCTCTGGTCGCGACCTATCTCCTGTTCTTGTGTCATGCGTCGAATTCGCTGGAACTCAACTTCTGA
- a CDS encoding GNAT family N-acetyltransferase, whose amino-acid sequence MKIRPAELSDLDEMTAIYNEAILTTTATFDLEPKTREERLEWFESHDERFPILVAEVEGRIAGWASLSRWRPRRAYDRTAETSFYVKADQRGKGIGRQLKQSIIEEARRLGFHTLIAGVAEGSEASLHLNESFGFEVVGTFKEVGNKFGKMLDVTYLQKLLD is encoded by the coding sequence ATGAAGATCCGGCCGGCGGAGTTGTCTGATCTGGATGAGATGACCGCCATTTACAACGAAGCCATCTTAACGACAACGGCGACCTTTGATCTGGAGCCGAAAACGCGCGAGGAGCGGCTTGAGTGGTTCGAGAGTCATGACGAACGATTTCCGATCCTGGTGGCGGAAGTGGAGGGACGCATAGCGGGCTGGGCCTCTCTTTCCCGCTGGCGGCCCCGTCGGGCCTACGACCGTACGGCGGAAACGTCGTTTTATGTCAAAGCGGACCAGCGAGGAAAAGGGATCGGACGTCAGCTGAAGCAGTCGATTATCGAAGAAGCCCGCCGACTGGGTTTTCACACCCTCATCGCGGGCGTAGCAGAGGGAAGTGAGGCCAGCCTGCATTTAAATGAAAGTTTCGGCTTCGAGGTCGTGGGCACATTTAAGGAAGTCGGAAACAAATTCGGTAAAATGCTGGATGTGACCTATCTGCAGAAACTATTGGATTGA
- a CDS encoding LexA family protein, whose translation MKRLTEKQKRILSFIRVFQFKAGCAPTVREIGQTFGIKSTNGVSCHLKAIEAKGRIKRNEFMPRGIEVLDNLRIRFCGEVH comes from the coding sequence ATGAAACGATTAACGGAAAAACAAAAGCGGATTCTGAGTTTCATCCGCGTCTTCCAGTTCAAAGCCGGCTGCGCGCCGACCGTAAGGGAAATTGGCCAGACATTTGGGATCAAATCGACAAACGGCGTCTCATGCCATCTCAAGGCAATCGAGGCGAAAGGCAGAATCAAACGGAATGAATTCATGCCTCGGGGCATCGAAGTTCTGGACAATCTCCGCATCCGCTTTTGTGGCGAAGTGCATTAG
- a CDS encoding PilZ domain-containing protein, whose translation MHKVIQETLDILDNWSSRLEGHCAQKRGEERTDYRQLVSLYIPRSELHGGDDDVLEMVVVTARNLSRSGLSFIHSKNLRSENIIVGLGQDKKDRIYLQSKIVRRRQVHNDLWEFGVQFTGRAIM comes from the coding sequence ATGCATAAAGTCATTCAAGAGACGTTGGATATTCTTGACAACTGGAGTAGTCGGCTGGAAGGGCACTGTGCTCAGAAACGCGGCGAAGAACGTACGGATTATCGTCAGCTGGTGAGTCTGTACATTCCCCGATCAGAACTGCATGGAGGGGATGATGATGTCCTGGAGATGGTGGTCGTCACCGCTCGGAATTTATCTCGCAGCGGTTTGAGTTTTATTCATTCCAAAAACCTGCGATCAGAAAACATCATCGTGGGACTGGGGCAGGACAAGAAAGATCGGATCTATCTGCAAAGCAAGATTGTCCGTCGGCGTCAGGTCCATAACGATTTGTGGGAATTCGGCGTCCAGTTCACCGGTCGTGCCATTATGTAA